One part of the Microcoleus sp. bin38.metabat.b11b12b14.051 genome encodes these proteins:
- a CDS encoding transposase gives MFNLTYEFKLKPTTKQAAIFEDWLELCRRVYNYALAERKHWFQSRSCQINACSIRSEFIIPAEAKRPTYAIQCNALTAYRKTSIDLQQVQSQVLQQTLKRLEKAFVSMWEQNHGFPRFKKAGKMRSFVFPQLAASPLQGQAIKLPKIGLVKFRKSRPIPDGAKIKQARVVRKNSGWYVLLSLQWDVSVPSAMPHGEGLGIDVGLTNFMATSDGLLVKRQRFFIDAQRQLKLLQQRVSRKKTGSNNWKKAQKQVAKLHEYIANSRKDWHWKLAHQLAGNAGMIFVEDLNLIGLSRGMLGKHCLDAGWGQFLAILEQACFKHGVYFQKVDAIKTSQICPNCGVETGKKELSERTHVCSNCGYTTDRDVAAAQVVLMRGLAAVGHTVKMLGEGKFIGIPANQESSRL, from the coding sequence GTGTTTAATTTAACCTACGAGTTCAAACTGAAACCAACCACCAAACAAGCAGCAATCTTTGAAGATTGGCTCGAACTTTGCCGTCGCGTGTATAACTACGCACTGGCAGAGCGCAAGCATTGGTTTCAGTCTCGTAGTTGTCAAATTAACGCTTGTTCTATCCGTTCCGAGTTCATCATTCCAGCAGAGGCAAAGCGACCAACTTATGCAATTCAGTGCAATGCGTTAACAGCGTATAGAAAAACGAGCATCGACTTACAGCAAGTGCAGTCACAAGTGTTACAACAAACACTAAAAAGGCTAGAAAAAGCTTTTGTCAGTATGTGGGAACAAAATCATGGTTTTCCTAGGTTTAAAAAAGCTGGGAAAATGCGTTCTTTTGTGTTTCCACAATTGGCTGCTAGTCCACTCCAAGGCCAAGCAATAAAACTCCCGAAAATTGGCTTAGTTAAGTTCCGAAAATCGCGCCCAATTCCAGATGGTGCAAAGATTAAGCAAGCAAGAGTAGTCCGTAAAAATAGCGGTTGGTATGTGCTGTTGAGCCTGCAATGGGACGTATCCGTTCCGAGTGCGATGCCTCATGGTGAAGGACTGGGCATTGATGTTGGTTTAACCAATTTCATGGCAACTTCGGACGGGCTGTTAGTCAAGCGCCAACGATTTTTCATTGACGCGCAACGCCAGCTTAAATTGCTGCAACAGCGTGTCAGTAGAAAAAAAACTGGATCGAATAACTGGAAAAAAGCTCAGAAACAAGTTGCCAAGCTGCACGAATACATCGCTAACAGCCGGAAAGACTGGCACTGGAAATTAGCACACCAGCTTGCGGGAAATGCAGGCATGATTTTTGTCGAAGACTTGAACTTAATCGGGTTGTCTAGAGGAATGTTAGGCAAACATTGCTTAGACGCCGGCTGGGGTCAATTTTTGGCAATACTAGAACAAGCTTGCTTTAAACATGGCGTGTACTTTCAAAAAGTGGACGCAATAAAAACCAGTCAAATTTGCCCTAATTGCGGTGTTGAAACAGGTAAAAAAGAGTTATCCGAGCGTACTCATGTTTGTTCCAATTGTGGCTATACAACGGATAGAGACGTTGCAGCAGCACAAGTAGTCTTAATGAGAGGGCTTGCAGCCGTAGGGCATACGGTGAAGATGCTTGGTGAGGGTAAATTCATTGGAATCCCTGCGAACCAAGAATCCTCTCGGCTTTAG
- a CDS encoding aminopeptidase P N-terminal domain-containing protein, with translation MTHPSEYRQRREQLMAKIGSGTAIFRSAPAAVMHNDVEYAYRQDSDFFYLTGFNEAQAVAVLAPHHEEHKFVLFVQPKDLEKETWHGYRAGVEGAKELYGAAEAFPIAELAEKLPKYLEKADRIYYHFGRDRNFDQTVLNHWQSLIRTYPKRGTGPTAIEDSNIILHPMRLVKSETELALMRKAANISVVAHNRAREFAKPGKYEYEIQAEIEHIFGMNGGTPAYPSIVASGNNSCVLHYIENNRQMQENDLLLIDAGCACDYYNADITRTFPVSGKFTTEQKIIYDLVLQAQLQAISQVYPGNPYSKIHETAVRVLVEGLMDLKLLVGDIEEIIKEEKYKPFYMHRTGHWLGLDVHDVGVYQYGENPQLLQAGQVLTVEPGIYISPYIKPVEGQPEVPEKWRGIGVRIEDDVLVTVDSHEVLTAGVPK, from the coding sequence ATGACTCACCCCAGCGAATACCGGCAAAGGCGCGAACAGTTAATGGCAAAAATTGGCAGCGGGACGGCGATATTTCGCAGTGCGCCCGCAGCCGTCATGCACAACGATGTTGAATACGCCTACCGACAAGATAGCGATTTTTTCTACTTAACTGGTTTCAACGAAGCCCAGGCCGTAGCAGTGCTCGCCCCCCACCACGAAGAACACAAATTTGTTCTGTTTGTGCAGCCAAAAGACTTGGAAAAAGAAACTTGGCACGGTTATCGCGCTGGAGTTGAAGGCGCTAAAGAGTTGTACGGCGCTGCTGAAGCGTTTCCCATCGCCGAACTTGCGGAAAAATTGCCCAAATATTTAGAAAAAGCCGATCGCATATATTATCACTTCGGGCGCGATCGTAATTTCGACCAAACAGTGCTCAATCACTGGCAAAGCTTGATCCGCACCTACCCCAAACGCGGTACAGGCCCCACAGCGATCGAAGATTCCAACATCATTTTACACCCGATGCGGCTGGTAAAAAGCGAAACAGAATTAGCCTTAATGCGTAAAGCCGCTAATATCTCAGTTGTCGCCCACAACCGCGCCCGAGAATTTGCCAAACCAGGCAAGTACGAATACGAAATTCAAGCAGAAATCGAACATATTTTTGGCATGAATGGCGGCACTCCCGCTTATCCTTCAATTGTGGCATCCGGTAACAATTCCTGCGTCCTCCACTACATCGAAAACAACCGCCAAATGCAGGAAAACGATTTGCTGCTAATAGATGCAGGTTGTGCTTGCGACTACTACAACGCCGATATTACTCGCACCTTTCCCGTCAGCGGCAAATTCACCACCGAACAAAAGATAATTTACGACTTAGTTTTGCAAGCACAGTTGCAGGCAATCAGTCAAGTATATCCGGGAAATCCTTACAGCAAAATTCACGAAACAGCAGTGCGCGTTTTGGTGGAAGGTTTAATGGATTTAAAACTTTTGGTGGGCGACATAGAAGAGATAATTAAAGAGGAGAAATACAAGCCGTTTTATATGCACCGTACTGGTCACTGGCTGGGATTGGACGTGCACGATGTCGGTGTTTACCAATACGGCGAAAATCCGCAACTTTTGCAGGCGGGACAAGTGCTGACAGTGGAACCAGGGATTTATATTTCTCCTTATATTAAACCTGTTGAAGGACAGCCGGAGGTTCCTGAAAAATGGCGCGGTATTGGTGTGAGAATTGAAGATGATGTTTTGGTGACTGTTGACAGTCACGAAGTCTTGACGGCGGGCGTTCCCAAATGA
- the ftsH2 gene encoding ATP-dependent zinc metalloprotease FtsH2, with protein sequence MKISWQTILLWTLPALVIGLFLWQGAFAPSPAEMSKNTASTRLSYGRFLDYLNADRVTSVDLYDGGRTAIVLAVDPELDNHEQRWRVDLPSNAPELVSRLRDSKISFDTHPLRNDGAIWGVLGNLVFPLLLVGGLFFLFRRGGNVPGGPGQAMNFGKSKARFQMEAKTGVLFDDVAGVEEAKEELAEVVTFLKKPERFTAVGAKIPKGVLLVGPPGTGKTMLAKAIAGEAGVPFFSISGSEFVEMFVGVGASRVRDLFKKAKENAPCIIFIDEIDAVGRQRGAGIGGGNDEREQTLNQLLTEMDGFEGNTGIIIIAATNRPDVLDSALLRPGRFDRQVSVDTPDIKGRLEILEVHARNKKLGADISLDAIARRTPGFTGADLANLLNEAAILTARRRKEAITMLEIDDAVDRVVAGMEGTPLVDSKSKRLIAYHEIGHAIVGTVIQAHDPVQKVTLVPRGQARGLTWFMPSEDQGLISRSQILARISGALGGRAAEEVVFGDAEVTTGAGNDLQQVSGMARQMVTRYGMSTLGPIALEAQQSEIFLGRDYTARSEYSEEIASRIDGQVRSIVDRCYDEARQIIRDNRTVIDRLVDLLIEKETIDGEELRLIVSEYTFVPEKEQYVPQL encoded by the coding sequence ATGAAAATTTCTTGGCAAACTATACTACTTTGGACTTTACCGGCCCTAGTCATCGGCCTTTTCTTGTGGCAGGGAGCCTTTGCCCCATCCCCCGCAGAAATGAGCAAGAACACCGCCAGCACCCGCCTGAGCTACGGTAGATTCTTAGATTACCTCAATGCCGATCGAGTCACCAGCGTTGATTTGTACGACGGAGGCCGCACAGCGATCGTCCTAGCCGTAGATCCAGAACTCGACAATCACGAGCAGCGGTGGCGCGTGGACTTGCCGTCTAATGCTCCTGAACTCGTTTCTAGACTCAGAGACTCCAAAATCAGCTTTGACACTCACCCCCTCCGCAACGACGGCGCTATCTGGGGAGTTTTAGGCAATCTAGTATTTCCCCTGCTGTTAGTAGGAGGGCTGTTCTTCCTGTTCCGCCGCGGCGGCAACGTGCCCGGGGGCCCAGGTCAAGCCATGAATTTTGGCAAATCCAAAGCACGCTTTCAAATGGAAGCTAAAACAGGCGTACTGTTCGATGACGTAGCAGGCGTCGAAGAAGCCAAAGAAGAACTCGCCGAAGTCGTAACTTTCCTCAAAAAACCCGAACGCTTCACCGCAGTCGGCGCGAAGATTCCCAAAGGTGTGCTGCTAGTTGGCCCTCCCGGAACTGGCAAAACCATGCTGGCAAAAGCGATCGCAGGCGAAGCAGGCGTGCCTTTCTTCAGCATCTCCGGTTCAGAATTTGTGGAAATGTTCGTCGGTGTCGGCGCATCCCGCGTCCGCGACTTGTTCAAGAAAGCTAAAGAAAATGCTCCATGTATCATTTTTATCGATGAAATCGATGCAGTGGGTCGCCAGCGCGGCGCCGGCATCGGTGGCGGTAACGACGAACGGGAACAAACCCTGAACCAGTTGCTGACGGAAATGGACGGTTTTGAGGGCAATACTGGCATCATCATCATTGCTGCTACAAACCGCCCTGACGTGCTCGACTCGGCTTTGCTGCGTCCGGGTCGTTTTGACCGCCAAGTTAGCGTAGATACGCCGGATATCAAGGGCAGGTTGGAAATTCTCGAAGTTCACGCGCGCAACAAGAAATTGGGTGCTGATATTTCTTTGGATGCGATCGCCCGCCGCACTCCCGGTTTTACAGGTGCAGATTTGGCTAACTTGCTCAACGAAGCTGCGATTTTAACAGCCAGACGCCGCAAAGAAGCGATTACGATGCTGGAAATTGACGATGCAGTCGATCGCGTCGTTGCAGGTATGGAAGGCACACCACTGGTGGACAGCAAGAGCAAACGCTTGATTGCTTACCACGAAATCGGTCACGCGATCGTCGGTACAGTCATTCAAGCCCACGATCCTGTCCAAAAAGTTACCTTAGTTCCTCGCGGACAAGCCCGCGGCTTGACCTGGTTCATGCCCAGCGAAGACCAAGGTTTGATTTCAAGATCGCAAATCTTAGCCCGGATTAGCGGTGCTTTGGGCGGCCGCGCAGCCGAAGAAGTAGTTTTCGGCGACGCTGAAGTAACCACCGGTGCCGGCAACGACTTGCAGCAAGTCAGCGGCATGGCGCGCCAAATGGTGACTCGCTACGGGATGTCTACCTTGGGCCCGATCGCCCTGGAAGCTCAACAAAGCGAGATTTTCCTCGGCCGCGACTACACGGCGCGATCGGAATATTCCGAAGAAATCGCCTCTCGCATTGACGGACAAGTTCGATCGATTGTCGATCGTTGCTACGACGAAGCGCGCCAAATTATTCGTGACAATCGCACCGTGATCGATCGTTTAGTCGATTTGCTGATCGAAAAAGAAACCATCGACGGTGAAGAGTTGCGCCTGATCGTCTCTGAATATACTTTTGTTCCTGAAAAAGAACAATACGTTCCTCAGCTTTAA
- a CDS encoding PAS domain S-box protein gives MCIDPTEYARRSYPVENRPLESCEALVAEQSAKIRQLEEDLQQQRELCRKLAAQLKAVENADSSGSTTELEHADDRTQLIASLEKSQEMYRTIIKHYPNGSVFLFDRDLRYTLADGKGLAVVGLSKELLEGKTLWEVSPPEDLELFEAKYRAALAGEENNFEYKYRDRFYSTTISPLKNDREQIFAGMVVTQDISEKKQAEFALRRLKNELEIKYQKRSEDLRIANQQLREEIIDRWRTEEFLRESQQQLELFFSQSLDGFFFMMLDEPLRWDDTVDKEQVLDYVFANGRVTKANDAFVAQYGTTREELSSLTLNSFLGHNLAGAREIIKQLFDAGRSHIECDNRKFDGTQIWVEGDYICIYDSHRRIVGHFGVQREITDRKKAEAALRDSEERFRATVEQAAVGITHCDKNGRYLRVNQKFCNILGYSAAQLLCRTWMDVTYWEDIDSDSHKNNRLFAREFDCFNLEKRLVCQDGSLIWVNITVSIVEEPLSGAVYNVAVIEDISDRKQAEAALKESEERFRQLAENIESVFWMVDVQPQKMVYISPGYAKVWGRSCDELYASGRFCADSIHPEDRSRIMATFTQKILAEKEIEYRIVRPDGEIRWIRDRAFPIRNQAGEVYRVVGIAEDISDRKQAEKAIRESEERFRQLAENIQDSFWLLSVDFTDLLYLSPAYEQIWGRSREELYAEPIKWMEFVHPEDLQLLQESLPRVLEGESTSTEYRIFLPDGTIRWVCDRAFPIYDESGQIYRLAGICEDISDRKFTEARIQAALREKEVLLKEIHHRVKNNMQVVSSLLQLQAQYIEDEPTLALFQESQTRIHSMALIHEQLYQSEHLDRIDLPPYVENLVANLYQSFGCGNSSIQFNLNMDPIYLNIETAIPCGLIINELVSNSLKYAFNKTSSGEININFSEINPQQFYLIIQDNGSGFPAGFDVGTSETLGLRLVRMLTQQLEGNIVVDTECGTCYHISFPELKYRRRI, from the coding sequence ATGTGTATTGATCCCACAGAGTACGCGCGGCGTAGCTATCCCGTAGAGAATCGACCTCTCGAAAGCTGCGAAGCATTAGTCGCAGAGCAAAGCGCAAAAATTCGGCAACTCGAAGAGGATTTGCAACAGCAGAGAGAATTGTGCCGGAAATTAGCAGCACAACTCAAAGCAGTGGAGAATGCTGACTCCTCGGGTTCCACAACTGAATTGGAGCACGCAGACGATCGAACTCAGTTAATCGCGTCTCTGGAAAAAAGCCAGGAAATGTACCGAACTATTATCAAACACTATCCGAATGGTTCGGTGTTTTTGTTCGATCGCGATTTGCGTTATACTCTGGCTGACGGTAAAGGTTTGGCAGTAGTTGGTTTGTCCAAAGAACTGTTGGAAGGCAAAACATTGTGGGAAGTATCGCCACCAGAAGATTTAGAACTTTTTGAGGCGAAATATCGCGCAGCTTTAGCAGGAGAAGAGAATAATTTTGAATACAAATACCGCGACAGATTTTATTCAACAACAATTTCTCCGCTCAAAAACGACCGAGAACAAATTTTTGCTGGCATGGTAGTTACTCAAGATATTAGCGAAAAAAAACAGGCTGAATTCGCGCTGCGACGGCTGAAAAATGAACTTGAAATAAAATATCAAAAGCGTAGTGAAGATTTAAGAATAGCTAACCAACAATTGCGGGAAGAAATTATCGATCGCTGGCGCACCGAAGAATTTTTGCGGGAAAGCCAGCAACAGCTAGAATTGTTTTTTTCTCAATCTTTAGATGGTTTTTTCTTTATGATGCTGGACGAACCCCTGCGCTGGGACGATACAGTTGACAAAGAACAAGTCTTAGATTATGTATTTGCTAACGGGCGGGTGACGAAGGCAAACGATGCTTTTGTAGCTCAATATGGAACTACTAGGGAAGAGTTAAGTAGTCTGACGCTTAACTCTTTCTTAGGCCACAACTTGGCTGGTGCTAGAGAGATCATCAAACAATTGTTTGATGCTGGCAGAAGTCATATCGAATGTGACAATCGCAAGTTTGATGGTACTCAAATTTGGGTGGAAGGCGACTATATTTGCATTTACGATTCCCACCGCAGAATCGTCGGGCATTTTGGCGTGCAGCGCGAGATTACCGATCGCAAAAAAGCAGAAGCAGCACTCAGAGATAGTGAAGAACGCTTTCGCGCAACTGTCGAACAAGCAGCAGTCGGCATTACCCACTGTGACAAAAATGGGCGCTATTTGCGAGTTAACCAAAAATTCTGCAATATTTTGGGATATAGTGCGGCCCAATTGCTGTGCCGAACTTGGATGGATGTCACTTATTGGGAAGATATAGATTCAGACTCCCATAAAAATAACAGATTGTTTGCCAGGGAATTTGACTGTTTCAATCTGGAAAAACGCTTGGTTTGCCAAGATGGTTCTTTAATCTGGGTAAACATAACTGTTTCTATCGTTGAAGAACCATTGAGTGGGGCAGTTTACAATGTAGCAGTTATAGAAGATATCAGCGATCGCAAACAAGCCGAAGCAGCACTCAAGGAAAGCGAAGAAAGGTTCCGACAGCTAGCCGAAAATATTGAAAGCGTGTTTTGGATGGTAGACGTTCAACCGCAGAAAATGGTTTATATCAGTCCGGGTTACGCAAAAGTCTGGGGGAGAAGCTGCGATGAGTTGTATGCTTCCGGGCGCTTTTGTGCAGATTCTATCCATCCAGAAGACAGATCTCGCATTATGGCTACCTTCACTCAAAAAATTTTAGCTGAAAAGGAGATAGAATATCGAATTGTCAGGCCGGATGGTGAAATTCGCTGGATTCGCGATCGGGCTTTTCCGATTAGAAATCAAGCTGGTGAAGTTTATCGTGTTGTTGGTATTGCAGAAGATATCAGCGATCGCAAACAGGCAGAAAAAGCGATCCGTGAAAGTGAAGAACGCTTCCGCCAGCTAGCAGAAAATATCCAAGATTCCTTCTGGCTACTTTCTGTTGATTTCACCGATTTATTGTATCTGAGCCCAGCTTACGAACAAATCTGGGGGCGCAGTCGCGAAGAATTGTATGCTGAGCCTATAAAATGGATGGAGTTTGTGCATCCAGAGGATCTACAGTTGTTGCAAGAGAGCCTTCCGCGAGTGTTGGAGGGCGAGTCTACCAGTACCGAATATCGGATTTTTCTGCCAGATGGCACAATTCGCTGGGTGTGCGATCGAGCTTTTCCCATTTATGACGAATCTGGGCAAATTTATCGGCTTGCTGGTATTTGCGAAGATATTAGCGATCGTAAATTTACTGAGGCCCGCATCCAAGCAGCACTCCGCGAAAAAGAAGTATTGCTCAAAGAAATTCACCACCGAGTCAAAAATAATATGCAGGTAGTTTCCAGCCTGCTGCAACTTCAAGCTCAATACATTGAAGACGAACCGACGCTAGCTTTATTTCAAGAAAGCCAAACCCGCATCCATTCAATGGCTTTGATTCACGAGCAACTTTATCAATCGGAACATCTCGATCGCATAGACCTCCCCCCCTATGTCGAAAACTTGGTTGCTAATTTGTATCAATCTTTTGGTTGCGGCAACAGTTCCATCCAATTCAATCTTAACATGGATCCCATTTATTTAAACATAGAAACAGCAATTCCTTGCGGGTTAATTATTAACGAATTGGTTTCTAATTCTTTAAAATATGCTTTCAATAAAACTTCATCAGGGGAAATTAATATTAATTTTAGTGAAATAAACCCTCAGCAATTTTACTTAATTATTCAAGATAACGGCAGCGGATTTCCGGCAGGATTTGATGTGGGGACTAGCGAAACATTAGGATTGCGATTAGTGCGGATGTTGACTCAGCAATTAGAGGGAAATATTGTTGTTGACACTGAGTGCGGGACTTGTTACCATATTAGTTTCCCTGAGTTAAAATATCGGCGGCGCATTTAA
- a CDS encoding ParM/StbA family protein has product MTTRQLVPNSAMLTQQTKIASHKSIISADLGRTATKACVSRNPNSVVFIPANVATMPVEKVRGGSFESKATDPLLDMWLEHQGKGYAIGQLAADFGANLGGADQSKVVDALVKVFSCAGYFQMKGEMAVVLGLPFYSQDQFEKEKEEIISQLRSPHVVVYRGERLEIDIRHVWVMPEGFGSLIWCEAQDNKEFTPELPELSVAVVDIGHQTTDLLMVDRFRFARAASKSDSFAMNKFYEQVASKIPGADPQSLSLLEAVNKPEGQRFYRPRGATKPTNLDPIIKDLREAFANELSERLVQWLPERVTDVVLTGGGGEFFWEVLQPLLKDANLKAHLAQPSRKANTLGQFIYAEAQLATIK; this is encoded by the coding sequence ATGACAACTAGACAGCTCGTTCCTAATTCGGCTATGCTGACGCAGCAGACTAAGATCGCTTCTCACAAATCGATTATTAGTGCTGATTTGGGTCGCACAGCAACAAAAGCTTGCGTGAGTCGCAACCCCAATAGCGTTGTATTCATCCCCGCCAACGTGGCTACTATGCCCGTAGAAAAAGTGCGGGGCGGCAGCTTTGAGTCAAAAGCAACAGACCCTCTGTTGGATATGTGGCTGGAGCACCAGGGTAAGGGTTACGCCATCGGCCAACTGGCTGCGGACTTTGGGGCTAATCTCGGCGGCGCTGACCAGTCGAAAGTAGTGGATGCTTTGGTAAAGGTTTTTTCCTGTGCTGGATATTTCCAGATGAAGGGCGAAATGGCAGTAGTGCTGGGTTTGCCTTTTTATTCGCAAGATCAGTTTGAGAAAGAAAAGGAAGAGATTATCAGCCAACTGCGCTCTCCCCACGTCGTGGTGTACCGCGGCGAGCGCTTGGAAATTGATATCCGCCACGTTTGGGTGATGCCGGAAGGATTCGGCAGCCTGATTTGGTGCGAGGCTCAAGACAACAAGGAGTTTACGCCGGAGTTGCCGGAACTGTCGGTGGCGGTTGTCGATATCGGACACCAAACTACCGATTTGTTAATGGTCGATCGTTTCCGGTTCGCCCGGGCGGCTTCTAAAAGCGATTCCTTCGCCATGAACAAATTCTACGAACAAGTTGCCTCAAAAATTCCGGGGGCAGACCCTCAATCCCTGTCTTTACTGGAAGCGGTAAATAAACCGGAAGGTCAACGTTTCTACCGTCCCAGAGGAGCGACTAAGCCGACTAATTTAGATCCGATTATTAAAGATTTGCGGGAGGCTTTCGCTAACGAACTGTCCGAACGTTTGGTGCAGTGGCTGCCAGAACGAGTAACGGATGTAGTTCTGACTGGCGGTGGCGGCGAGTTTTTCTGGGAGGTTCTCCAACCTTTGCTCAAAGACGCCAATCTTAAGGCTCACTTGGCTCAGCCTTCTCGGAAAGCTAATACTTTGGGACAGTTTATTTATGCTGAGGCTCAGCTAGCCACGATAAAGTAA